The nucleotide window GTGTTGAACCTGAACATGAACGCGCTGAGCGAGATTAGGCCGTTGAGGTATATCCCCCGGCTGAAGAGGTTGTTTGTGAGCGGGAATCGGCTGGGGGATGCGGCcaagctggtggaggtgctgggtGGGTTTaggtggttgagggagtgTGATGTGAGGGATAATTTGGTGACGTTGGGGTTTTATGCGCCGTTGCAGCAGCGCGATAATAATCATTTAGTGGTTGCTgtgaaggggggaaaggaaggggagaaggatgagggggggaggtttgtgCTGCCGGAGCAGGATCGGCAGAGGGATAGGGAGTACAGGGGGCGGTTGGATTCGAATACGGctatgaggaggaggttgtgggagTTTATGGTTTCGGAGAGGGTGCCGAGTGTGAGGAAgctggatgggttggaggttgggggtggggagaaggaggagggggatggggctTGGAGGAAgttgttggaaggggggttggttgaggagggggagaagcagggtggtgctggggagaagaagagggagaaggggaatcCGGATGGCACGtcaagggggggagggagggaggctgAAGATAGTTTTGCTTAatctgtttttttctttttcttttcttttcgatCCACTCCGAGGTGAGAagggcaggtggtggtggttgttttaatattttatctttttggagtttttcttttctctttcgaGGGCGGGCTGGCTGTAACTGTAcaaggagatgatgaggctgTGACGGTGTTTTTGGGATTGTGTAACTTGGAAAAGGGAATGAATGATCAACAGCAAAGAGGGGACTAATGATGTTTATGAATGGGGTCTGTTTGTTTACACTACAACGGTGTATGTTAGCATTGGCTTTTGGGCGGGTTAAGGggttgtttggtgttgtatgGCTGAGGATTGGGGGTCGGTGTTGGTTAgtgttggttggtgttgatttCATAATGATTATGACTGGTTTTGTGGTTTTACGCATTTCTGGAACTGTTGTGGTGATTTCTGCCTCCGGACACCTGTCTCCAGGTCCTCTCTCTGGGGAGATGTCTCCCCTGTTCATGCCTCGAGGAACAGGAGCTGCCCACGGGGACAGCAGGCAAACATGAAGTACACTTGCCATTTTCGTCCCGACATTCCATGATTCTTTCCGTCTTCATGCTCAACATGTTCCCCGCTCGATCAAGGTATTTAACAATGGGCCGTCATCGTTTACAGAATCTCTTACCTCAATCTTCCTATCCGCCATGAACAGCGACCGCATTGCACCATTCCCATTATCTGTCCCCATTTCTACGTTTATTGGCATCTTTTCTTGTCAAGTCAACCCCATCCGTACAATCCCTACGGCTTCGCTCGGTCAAGCTTTCTGTTGACAGAGCCCCTGAGGGTCTTTAGGATCCCCACAGCGGTCAACTTCTTAGCCCCAAAAAGCCAGCTACGCCTGTCGAAAGAACCGCATCGACCATATCCCTAACACCATTTAGTCCGTCGTCCAGGTCTCTCAGTGCTCTCCTGGCATGCCTGTCTGACCCCACTTGAAAGAACTGAATCCCcagctggtgaggaggggcaTCGATTCGGTCTAACCGGCTGGCAAGGTTTCTGATGATTCCCTTAGGGTTGGGGCCCTCATTTAGGCAGCCGTGGGTAACAACGATCAAGTTGAGTGGCTTGACCCCGGGTCGCcggaagatggcgaggagtTGTACAAGGCTTCTAGATGTTGAACATAAGGCTCGAGACTGTCACTGATGCGAGCGCCGGTAAGGAGTGCCGGACTGGGGCTGAATCTCGGTATTGATAATCTCTAGGATTCGATGGCCATCCTTGATACCACGGTAGTCTTTGGGCCGATAATCCCAATGCTTTCTACGATCCCAATGCCTTGCATTCAGAAAGTAAAGGTCTACACCACTGGAATCATAAGCTGTGCAGATCGGTGCGAGTTCTTTGAGGACATTGTGGACTTCTTTCCAGCGTGAGCCCATCATAGAACCGGAGTCGTCGATGAGAAAGGCCGTGTTGAAACATGCTAGGAGGGCATACGGATCCTCGGTGCTGGAAGGCCCAGCTTTCTCTTTGCCGTTGGGCTTTTCACTCTCGCGatgcttctccttgttgtACCACATCTCCCTGCCGTGGTGTTTCTCCCTCTCGCGGTGCTTATCCTACTCGTGGTGCTTCTCTCTACCGTACTCCTTCTCTCTGCCGTAGTACTGCTCCCCGCGCTTTCCCATACTGGCGGGCTCTCTCCTACCGTTGGGCTCCTCTCGTTTGCCGAAAATGTAGCGTTCGTGAACGAAACTTGGGCCTTGGCCTCCGTCGAGTACGTTTCGGTCAAAATTTGTGCGAGTTTGTGTGGTTCGCACTGGTGCTTGACATGGTCGAAGGGACACAATAAGCCTTGAAAGTACCAGCAAATACCCATGGTATATACACCTGACCGCACAGCGGTCACATTTCCGAACGACGCACGACCCAACCGGCAAGGCTCCAAATCACTACACCATGGCCAGGCAGCTGACGGAAAATGGCTCGAGCATGACCCTGACCGGTGGACAGGAAAGTTGCGATGAACCAGCAGGTGCCTCTGCCTCCCGAATTCGCCAGTTGTTACGTGTCGAACCCGTTAGTTGTCCTCCTGCCTTGCTGGTTTCGAGTTAGCTACCTCCCATTGGGTTGAGAATAGAAATGAGCCGGTCAACCCGTGGCACTTATGTGGAGCTCCCTAATTGCCACAACGGCGAACATGATCCGCTTGGAATCTTGCAAAAGACCACACGTCGACGGACTTTAAACCCCATAAAAGGGCCCATCGAGGGTAGGAGTCCTGGCCTGCTTAAACTGCTCACCTGCTTCCATAAAACATGCTCATCCCCCTCCGTTGTaaagcggtggtgagggtgtggcTAGAAAACTGTGCCTGTGGCTCGTTACCGTCAGTACGCCATCAGCAGAGCCTCGCTGCCATTCCAGTCACCCGATGGCACGTTGACGAACCTTATTTTCacaaccatcttctccatgCTACTCGTGGTCTGATACAACAATCAAGAAGCGACACTATCGCATTCGTCATGGGttgccgttgctgttgaagaggagaCCATCACAAGACAGAAAATGTGGCGATGATGTCATTAGTTTCGTCAATCTTGACTGGAGACTCGAGAGCTGTTGGATCGAGCATGAAGGAGACACAATTCACAGAGAAATCAGAACCAAATTAAGAATATTTCGTAAATTCCCACCCATATCACTATCTATCTATTACATGGGTAGCCTCATTAAACCCTTCAGATGCATGCCATGCGTAAAATCACTAATGTCGACCCGTCGTGGGGGTATCATATCCGCAAATAAACGTCCCAAATCCTACAATATGTACAAGAGAATCAATGTCCAGCAAGCAAAAAACAGCACCTGCcgaaccaccaccgtcaacaccacaccaaatgagaaaagaaaaaatcaGCCATCAAGACCCAGTGAGGACTGGGGCTCTTGTCTAACTACTCATGAGTTCCATTCGCAACCAAGCCGGCCACCAGTCATTAAGATTGGGATATCGTGTCTCGTATCTTCCTTTTTGGGCCATGTCGTTGTCCATCAAAGAAAAAACGTCGTTGATGGTGCAACAACTTAGAGAAGAGCGGCAGCGATACCAGCGGCGGCAAGGAAGCCGagggcaggaggagcagtGACTTGAGCACCCCAggcgctgctggtgctggtgctagCATCGGAAGACTGAGTGGCCTCGTCAGCCTGGCTACTAAGAGCGCTGCTGAGGGCAGAGCCAgtgaggctggtggtgagggtggtctGGCCaacggtggaggtgaaggtAGTGGAGTCCTCGGTGACGGTGGTGAGAAGatcggtggtgagggtggtctCGGGAACCGAGGTAGCACCGGGAACATTAGAGATGCCCAGAATGGTAGTGGTGCCAGTGGCAGTAGCCTCGACGCCATCAGAGGTCAGGGTCGAAGTCCAAGTCTGGGTCGAGacgggagtgggagtggcaTCATCACTGGACTCGGTGGTAGTGGCGCTCTCTGAGccctgggtggtggtggcggaggcaTCAGCCGAGGTAGTAGGGACATTCGAGACAGTAGGGGGGATGGCGGTAGGGGCATTGACAGAGCTGCAATAGGCGACGCCGTAATCCTTGACAACTTGGGCAACAGCCGAGTTACCGCAAGCCTGGTCGGCGCAGTCGTTGATGCCCCAGCGGAAGTTGGCGGCTCCGCAGAGGCACGCAGCATCACCGGCAGCGCAGTTGGAGAACTCGCTACCAGCCTTGCCTTGCATGTTGCTGATACAGGTTTTCTGTACATGGAGGTTAGTGACGTGACGACATCGAGTGCTGGGACAAAGAACACTTACACCGCATTCGGGGAAGCCCTCGGGCCACTGGTTCTGGGCCACAACGGAGGCAGCGCCGAAAGCAAGGACGAAAGTAGCGATGGACTTCATTTTGGCGATGTGGGTGGGGATGTGATCCTAGGAATACTGCAGACGAAGAAGAGTCAAGTCAGAATTGGGATTCCAAGTGAAGGtgagagaagggggggaaggtaCTGACAATGTAGAATGATGCTTAAGGGGTGGTTGGCTAGGAGAGTCGCAAAAAAAGTCGATGCTCTGTaagattgttgttgttgttgttgagggaaaaggtcgaggagagagaagagaggacGAAGAGTCGTGGTTTTGAAGGGCAGACCAGGACAGGTGGGACTTGTACGAGCTTGGAAGTTGGAAGCAGACGGAAGGTGAGTGGTGCGTCAAGCGGCAGAACTTATATTGTTGCAAGGCAGGAGCCCTCCAGGCCAGGTGCCCTTGCAGAGCAACCTGGAACCGTCCCGCCGGTCGTCCTCCGTCACTCGGGAAAGTACCCAAGCCCACACACCTCACCAGCCCTCAAATTTACCAGGGTTTGTCTTCTCCACGGCACTTGCTTAGTCTCTGGGATGGAACCACCAGCCATCGCCAATCTGTGTCATGACGGGATTGGGGCTCTTGCCTGCCACATCACGGCCCGATATGCAAGAGAAGGACGCATCCCACATGGCTACACACACCGCGGCCACCCTGCCCTCTCACGAACCAATCTGTTTGCCCCCATGATGCCTCGGGTGCCCGCTGGTGTTTCCttctctcactctctctgATGTGAGTTATTAGGAAGACTCCGCCGAATTATGCACAATCACCATACTCTGGTATTAGTTCTTTTTTCATAACCACGATAGCCCAGAGTCGAGACCCTCCACGGGTCCCCCGTTGCTGAGGAGTTTTATTTTGGTTATCTCGCTTTTGTTTCCTTGGGATAGGAAAACCTTGAAGACGAGGTTCATCCAGATCGCGGTCGTGGCTGCACGTGTGGGCAGGCAAGGTCGCTGGCAGCTTCCTATTGGCCAATCAGGCGATGCAGTCGAGCTGGGAGCAGGGATGACCCCCCTGTCCATCTGCATCCCGACCCCAGAGCAGCTGGGAAAGAGCTGCGATAGCGTGGAGGGGATCGGGGCGGAAGCTGGAAATCAAGGTGGAGGGTCGCAGCCAAGCTCCCAAGCACAGGGCAGCCagcagacagacagacgaTGTCATCGACCTtgtttattattattattttttgtTCCTATTTTGTCTTTTATGCACTTGTTCCGGGATTTATGCATCGAATTTTCCATAGTGCCTGCCACTACCTTatgcctcccctcctctctcgccTCTGTCACAAGCCTACTCTGTCCCCATTTTAATGCAAGGTCGACCGACGGCCAACCCTCAGCAGTCTCTGTCATGATGTTGAAGAAAAGTGAGGTTGGGCGGTGGACACACCGatctcctctccacctccacccgACTCGTCGCTGGCCCGCGGCTCACCGATAGGCGAATGCCTTCACCcctgtctttttcttttcctctgGCCTGCCCAGCCTTGGCTTTCGACGTCAGCTTGCAGAGCCTGCAtcactccctctcccgatcttttcttcctcgccgatGATTCGTAGCCCCCGATCAAccaccaaacaaaaacaagcTTTGTTCTGTAATTGGGGGAGGTTctgttgttttctttttttctctcttttatcgccaaccccgccataTTCTGTCATTGGTTGGCTGGAAGGTGAACAACCCAAGACGCCCAAAAAAAATCTTGGCAAGGGAACGATTCTTGGTGCATGTTCCATTCGTTTACCACTTTGACATCTTGTTTCACTCCTTTCCGTGGTcttggatggggtgggaaTGAGGTAATCAGGATTATCACCAGTTGCCGGTTTTCCGCAGCGTCATGATCAGGACAACAGGATGAAGGAGAGAGTGAAGGTTGGGAAAGGAAagcctctccctcgccctctctctcccaggCACCATTGTTGTCAACGCAGTGCCGAAGCTGAGACATGCCTACTCCTCTCAGACCTGGTTGGGCGACACACACACggcagagagagaaacaagctggggaagaaaagggtTACGTCTCATCTCACAATCAAGCAAGAAGCTGAGGAACAGACAGACACACGTGGTAGGTTTGACATGTATACACTGTCCAACATCTCTTTTCATTTCCAACCTGGGACACATTGAACCACAACGCGAGAGCCATTTTTATATTAAGGAGTGAGGTTTGCCCAACCAGTCAGTCCTCTTCCATGCTCCCATCTGTTCTAGACAAATTCTTTTGCATTTTGGATCACACCCACCCGCAGGTTGCAATTTCCCTTTCTTGCACAGATCTCGCCCGGGTGTGGTGTGCTGTACCTGAATGCGCAACGCCTATCTGTGCCTGAAGGAGATGAGATGATAGACTAGTAGCACAGACGGAGCTAGTGTATGGATAAGGTGATGACCCTACTTTTGGACCTgcagtctttttttttttctttctgcaCCTGCATGATAGCTAGGTACGCTAGTATAGTGTTAAAAGGTGGTAGGAGGGAGCCCGGCTAGGGATCACGGCGTAGTCTCCTGTGGGTCACCGGCCTAACCTATTTTAGCATTTTGGTcaaaaaaacatcaaaaaacaCAGCTGGCAACTCACATACACAACCACACACATTGCAAGACCAAAACCTGGTCAAATCGAAGCAAAATAGGTGCAAAATGAAGGCAAAAAGCCTGGTAATTTACTGTAAGCAATGCTTTCGTATGCATTGCGGCTGAAGAAAGTGTTGAAATGTGCAGGCGGTTTTGCATGGGCGAGGTTGCAACTCAgacggcaccaccatccacaccACCCAGTTCAAACCACCAGCCAATTCAACAGCCAATTCAATGGCCACTGGTCTTGAAGCCTTTGTCCACTGCGCAGGCCGGGTCGAGTGGagcagtggtggttgtgggtggTTGTAGGTGATTGACTGCTGcggtgggaggtggtttgaAATAGTCGTCAGATGGTTCTGCATGAAAATGCGGTTgattttggtgttttttgaCCGTTTTTCGATGTTAGTAGGATCTTTTACTTGATGCGGCTAGGCCCGTGACCAACAGGAGACTACGTCGTGATCCCTAGGCCGGGCtcggttttggggggggggggtatcCCCGATAAGGAGTTAGCTTCACGATTATTTTGCACGATCATGGGGTGAATTTGGTTTTGATGCGCCGCTACTACTGCTGGCATGGAGTGCTGGCAGATTGATATAAGTGCTTCTCCTG belongs to Podospora bellae-mahoneyi strain CBS 112042 chromosome 6, whole genome shotgun sequence and includes:
- a CDS encoding hypothetical protein (EggNog:ENOG503NXE2; COG:S): MGKRGEQYYGREKEEMWYNKEKHRESEKPNGKEKAGPSSTEDPYALLACFNTAFLIDDSGSMMGSRWKEVHNVLKELAPICTAYDSSGVDLYFLNARHWDRRKHWDYRPKDYRGIKDGHRILEIINTEIQPQSGTPYRRSHQ
- a CDS encoding hypothetical protein (EggNog:ENOG503P4VW; COG:S) — encoded protein: MKSIATFVLAFGAASVVAQNQWPEGFPECGKTCISNMQGKAGSEFSNCAAGDAACLCGAANFRWGINDCADQACGNSAVAQVVKDYGVAYCSSVNAPTAIPPTVSNVPTTSADASATTTQGSESATTTESSDDATPTPVSTQTWTSTLTSDGVEATATGTTTILGISNVPGATSVPETTLTTDLLTTVTEDSTTFTSTVGQTTLTTSLTGSALSSALSSQADEATQSSDASTSTSSAWGAQVTAPPALGFLAAAGIAAALL